The following proteins are co-located in the Anas platyrhynchos isolate ZD024472 breed Pekin duck chromosome 1, IASCAAS_PekinDuck_T2T, whole genome shotgun sequence genome:
- the FUT4 gene encoding alpha-(1,3)-fucosyltransferase 4 — MEPCPRRSCPRRWRRLWRRRWALAAGLLGAALALFACLRQPQPRRVPTTGRAGDEVTVLLWWEPFGRPRRLTDCRRRYNVSGCRLSADRGRLGEARAVLFHHRDLALHGAQGLPRGPPPRPQRQLWVWMNFESPSHSPGLQGLGGVFNWTMSYRRDSDVFVPYGYLHALPQPRPFALPRKTRLVAWVISNWNEEHARVRYYRQLKEHLAIDVYGAQGLALVEGSVVKTVSAYKFYLAFENSQHTDYITEKLWRNAFAASAVPVVLGPRRANYERFIPANSFIHVDDFPSPRLLATYLKFLDKNKPSYRRYFAWRNKYEVHVTSFWDEHYCKVCEAVRTAGNQVKTVRNLASWFES; from the coding sequence ATGGAGCCGTGCCCCCGCCGCAGCTGCCCCAGGAGATGGCGGCGGCTGTGGCGGCGGCGCTGGGCGCTGGCGGCCGGGCTGCTGGGGGCCGCCCTCGCTTTGTTCGCCTGCCTCCGGCAGCCTCAACCCCGCCGGGTCCCGACGACGGGCCGGGCAGGGGACGAGGTGACCGtgctgctgtggtgggagcCCTTCGGCCGCCCCCGGCGCCTCACGGACTGCCGGCGGCGCTACAACGTGTCGGGCTGCCGCCTCAGCGCCGACCGCGGGCGGCTGGGCGAGGCCAGGGCCGTGCTCTTCCACCACCGCGACCTGGCCCTGCacggagcccaggggctgccccgAGGGCCCCCGCCTCGCCCCCAGCGCCAGCTCTGGGTGTGGATGAACTTCGAGTCGCCCTCGCACTCGCCCGGCTTGCAGGGGCTGGGCGGCGTCTTCAACTGGACCATGTCCTACCGCAGGGACTCGGACGTCTTCGTGCCCTACGGGTACCTCCacgcgctgccccagccccggcccttCGCGCTGCCCCGCAAGACGAGGCTGGTGGCGTGGGTGATCAGCAACTGGAACGAGGAGCACGCCCGGGTGCGCTACTACCGGCAGCTGAAGGAGCACCTGGCCATCGACGTGTACGGGGCGCAGGGGCTGGCGCTGGTGGAGGGCAGCGTGGTGAAGACGGTGTCGGCCTACAAGTTCTACCTGGCCTTCGAGAACTCGCAGCACACCGACTACATCACCGAGAAGCTCTGGAGGAACGCCTTCGCCGCCAGCGCCGTGCCCGTCGTCCTCGGCCCCCGCAGGGCCAACTACGAGCGCTTCATCCCCGCCAACTCCTTCATCCACGTCGATGacttccccagccccaggctgctggcCACCTACCTGAAATTCCTCGATAAAAACAAGCCTAGCTACAGGAGGTATTTCGCCTGGCGGAACAAGTACGAGGTCCACGTCACATCTTTCTGGGACGAGCATTACTGCAAGGTTTGCGAGGCTGTGAGGACAGCTGGGAATCAAGTCAAGACGGTACGAAATCTGGCCAGCTGGTTTGAAAGCTGA